The following are encoded together in the Streptomyces rapamycinicus NRRL 5491 genome:
- a CDS encoding FkbO/Hyg5 family chorismatase — protein sequence MTSYFENGRARVVPPVGRNILGVVNYASVCEYPTLDHGYPELEINMVAPTAEPFAEVWVTDAESEHGERDGITYAHDGEYFFCAGRVPPTGRYTEATRAAYVTMFELLEEFGYSSVFRMWNFIGDINRDNAEGMEVYRDFCRGRAEAFEQCRLEFDQFPAATGIGSRGGGIAFYLLACRSGGHVHIENPRQVPAYHYPKRYGPRAPRFARATYLPSRAADGVGGQVFVSGTASVLGHETAHEGDLVKQCRLALENIELVISGGNLAAHGISAGHGLTALRNIKVYVRRSEDVPAVREICREAFSPDADIVYLTVDVCRSDLLVEIEGVVM from the coding sequence TTGACGTCGTACTTCGAAAACGGGCGCGCCAGGGTAGTACCCCCGGTCGGCAGAAATATCCTCGGGGTCGTCAACTACGCGTCCGTGTGCGAATACCCGACCCTCGACCACGGCTATCCAGAACTCGAAATCAACATGGTCGCCCCGACCGCGGAGCCCTTCGCCGAGGTGTGGGTGACGGACGCCGAATCGGAGCACGGCGAACGCGACGGAATCACCTACGCGCACGACGGCGAGTATTTTTTCTGCGCCGGTCGTGTACCACCCACCGGGCGGTACACGGAAGCCACCAGAGCGGCGTACGTCACCATGTTCGAGCTGCTGGAGGAATTCGGCTACTCCAGTGTGTTCCGCATGTGGAACTTCATCGGTGACATCAATCGCGACAACGCGGAGGGCATGGAGGTCTACCGCGACTTCTGCCGCGGCCGGGCCGAGGCGTTCGAGCAGTGCCGGCTGGAGTTCGACCAGTTCCCGGCGGCCACGGGGATCGGCTCCCGGGGCGGCGGCATCGCCTTCTATCTGCTGGCCTGCCGGTCCGGCGGGCATGTGCACATCGAGAACCCCCGGCAGGTGCCGGCCTACCACTACCCGAAGCGGTACGGCCCGCGCGCGCCGCGCTTCGCCCGCGCCACCTACCTTCCGTCCAGGGCCGCGGATGGGGTCGGCGGCCAGGTCTTCGTGTCCGGCACCGCCAGCGTGCTCGGCCATGAGACGGCCCACGAGGGCGACCTGGTCAAGCAGTGCCGACTGGCGCTGGAGAACATCGAACTCGTCATCAGTGGCGGGAACCTGGCCGCGCACGGCATATCCGCCGGCCACGGGCTGACTGCGCTGCGCAATATCAAGGTGTACGTCCGCAGGTCCGAGGATGTGCCCGCGGTGCGCGAGATCTGCCGGGAGGCGTTCTCACCGGACGCCGACATCGTGTACCTGACGGTGGACGTCTGCCGCTCCGATCTGCTGGTGGAGATCGAGGGCGTGGTCATGTAG
- a CDS encoding AtaL-like protein, with the protein MAIIISHSALINDSTTDDQDGISYDALWETLIRKAEYPVDYVAQISECRIVERYPDGFLREAVFFGKDIVRERVTPRRDQWRIDFEVMDDPRFTAVINELDQDPEGRFRYTVSVVLSERSAKRITEVEGLLAETDAGVLETARQTAETLRKVTLDTAAA; encoded by the coding sequence GTGGCCATCATCATTTCTCATTCCGCCCTGATCAACGATTCCACGACGGACGACCAGGACGGCATCAGCTACGACGCGCTGTGGGAGACCCTCATCCGCAAGGCGGAATACCCGGTCGACTACGTGGCGCAGATCAGTGAGTGCCGCATCGTCGAGCGGTACCCCGACGGTTTCTTGCGGGAGGCGGTCTTCTTCGGCAAGGACATCGTGCGGGAACGCGTCACGCCGCGCCGCGACCAGTGGCGCATCGACTTCGAGGTGATGGACGACCCGCGTTTCACCGCTGTCATCAACGAACTCGACCAGGACCCCGAGGGCCGTTTCCGCTACACCGTCTCGGTGGTGTTGTCGGAGCGTTCCGCCAAACGCATCACCGAGGTCGAGGGACTGCTCGCGGAGACCGACGCGGGCGTGCTGGAGACGGCCCGTCAGACCGCGGAGACGCTGCGCAAGGTGACGCTGGACACCGCCGCGGCCTGA
- a CDS encoding DHA2 family efflux MFS transporter permease subunit has protein sequence MFTVSMFVRMLDMTIVTVALPAISRDYHVDTVSAGVVVVSYLLGLVIGIPAANWCGDRWGTKQVFVLGLVVFTVTSVACGVAQNLPQLMIFRLFQGLSGGLFGPVVMAMLVRTFPPEERIKASRVMTIPIAAAPLIGSVLGGFIADSLSWRWIFYINLPIGVAAALFAVFFLDDDGERARNPFDVLGFVYAAGGLTLLMYGLNKSVTEGWTSALVLGCVVGGVVLLGLLVFTELRAAHPLLDLRVFGNHIFRISSGIILMITAFNAAYNFVFPLLYQEVFGRSALRVGIDIGPAAIGAIAGAQVAVKMYHRLGPRRHLLVSLTASFVGLALMALIDVDTQRWLVWLIMLYTGAVSAIAYNAAQTTSFATLTPHQVGVASSLFSTATQTGAALGVSLLSTVLAGLGTTTDAGAPDLSTYQLGFVITSGLAIVALLLTLRVRDSEAAGTLESKPEKESVADANPAP, from the coding sequence ATGTTCACCGTCTCCATGTTCGTGCGCATGCTCGACATGACGATCGTGACCGTGGCACTGCCGGCGATCAGCCGGGACTACCACGTGGACACGGTCAGCGCCGGTGTCGTTGTGGTCAGTTACCTGTTGGGCCTGGTCATCGGCATCCCCGCGGCGAACTGGTGCGGCGACCGGTGGGGCACCAAGCAGGTGTTCGTGCTCGGGCTGGTCGTCTTCACGGTCACCTCCGTCGCCTGCGGAGTGGCCCAGAACCTGCCACAACTGATGATCTTCCGGCTTTTCCAGGGCCTCAGCGGCGGCCTGTTCGGGCCGGTGGTGATGGCGATGCTGGTGCGCACCTTCCCGCCGGAGGAGCGGATCAAGGCCAGCCGGGTCATGACCATCCCGATCGCCGCCGCCCCGCTGATCGGATCGGTGCTCGGCGGGTTCATCGCCGACTCGCTCTCCTGGCGCTGGATCTTCTACATCAACCTGCCCATCGGCGTCGCCGCGGCCCTGTTCGCCGTGTTCTTCCTGGACGACGACGGGGAGCGGGCACGCAACCCGTTCGACGTCCTCGGCTTCGTCTACGCGGCCGGCGGGCTCACCCTGCTGATGTACGGGCTGAACAAGAGCGTGACCGAGGGCTGGACCTCGGCGCTGGTGCTGGGCTGCGTCGTCGGCGGCGTGGTGCTGCTCGGGCTACTGGTCTTCACCGAACTGCGGGCCGCGCACCCCCTGTTGGACCTGAGGGTCTTCGGCAACCACATCTTCCGGATCAGCTCCGGCATCATCTTGATGATCACCGCGTTCAACGCCGCGTACAACTTCGTGTTCCCGCTGCTGTACCAGGAGGTGTTCGGCCGCTCGGCCCTGCGTGTCGGCATCGACATCGGCCCCGCCGCCATCGGGGCCATCGCCGGGGCACAGGTCGCGGTGAAGATGTACCACCGGCTCGGGCCGCGCAGGCACCTGCTGGTGTCGCTGACCGCCTCGTTCGTGGGCCTGGCGCTGATGGCGTTGATCGACGTCGACACCCAGCGGTGGCTGGTGTGGCTGATCATGCTTTACACCGGCGCGGTCAGCGCCATCGCCTACAACGCCGCGCAGACCACATCGTTCGCCACCCTGACACCGCACCAGGTCGGGGTCGCCTCCTCGCTGTTCAGCACGGCCACCCAGACCGGCGCCGCGCTCGGCGTCAGCCTGCTCAGCACCGTCCTGGCCGGCCTTGGCACCACCACCGACGCCGGCGCGCCGGATCTGTCCACGTACCAGCTGGGCTTCGTCATCACCAGCGGACTCGCGATCGTGGCGCTGCTGCTGACCCTGCGGGTCCGCGACAGCGAGGCGGCCGGCACGCTGGAGTCGAAGCCGGAAAAGGAGTCGGTCGCCGACGCGAATCCGGCCCCCTAA
- a CDS encoding O-methyltransferase translates to MANQVSTSAELLDYITSVSLRDDEILRGLREETAGLPGGTTLPVAAEEGQLLALLVSLTRARTVLEIGTYTGYSTLCMARALPLDGRIVTCDVTDKWPSVGREYWKRAGVADRIEVRVGRAIETLDVLLADTGFGPDSFDLVFVDADKANYPAYYEQALRLVRPGGLVVIDNTLFFGRVIDPTAQDPDTVAVRELNAKLFTDDRVELSLLPAADGITLVRRTAA, encoded by the coding sequence ATGGCGAACCAAGTGAGCACGTCCGCGGAGCTGCTGGACTACATCACCTCGGTCTCGCTGCGTGACGACGAGATCCTGCGCGGCCTCCGCGAGGAGACCGCCGGGCTGCCGGGCGGCACAACGCTCCCGGTGGCCGCGGAGGAGGGCCAGCTGCTCGCCCTGCTGGTCTCGCTCACGCGGGCGAGGACCGTCCTGGAGATCGGCACCTACACCGGGTACAGCACGCTGTGCATGGCCCGCGCGCTGCCGCTCGACGGTCGGATCGTGACGTGCGACGTCACCGACAAGTGGCCGTCCGTCGGCCGCGAGTACTGGAAGCGCGCGGGCGTCGCCGACCGCATCGAGGTACGCGTCGGCCGGGCCATCGAGACCCTGGACGTGCTGCTGGCCGACACCGGCTTCGGGCCGGACTCCTTCGACCTGGTTTTCGTCGATGCCGACAAGGCGAACTACCCGGCCTACTACGAGCAGGCACTGCGGCTGGTACGGCCGGGCGGGCTCGTGGTCATCGACAACACGCTCTTCTTCGGCCGGGTCATCGACCCCACCGCGCAGGACCCCGACACCGTCGCGGTGCGGGAGCTGAACGCCAAGCTGTTCACCGACGACCGCGTCGAGCTGTCGCTGCTGCCGGCCGCGGACGGCATCACACTGGTCCGCCGCACCGCCGCCTGA
- a CDS encoding 3-hydroxyacyl-CoA dehydrogenase family protein, translating to MTSAAHEPQDRALVVLGAGVMGVGITTLALAHGVPVTLVDTAEGVLPVARGRIREGLRMAQMMGALPKDVTTGELTEVTAPAEVDWAAGPAAVIEAITEDAELKAKALAEVAPAVTPGTPLISNTSSIPIDELAGAIGRPEDLLGTHFMNPSYLIPTVELIRGPRTGEAALRATRELLDRLRRKVIVVNDAPGFVTSRVLHPMINDAARVVEEGTASVEDVDALMRGCLGHPTGPLRTADLIGIDNLVDSLWVLYRRTGDEGCRPCELLLSKVRDGHHGRKSGRGFYTYERAM from the coding sequence GTGACGTCAGCAGCTCATGAGCCGCAGGACCGGGCGCTGGTGGTGCTCGGCGCCGGTGTGATGGGCGTCGGCATCACCACGCTGGCACTCGCCCACGGGGTGCCGGTCACCCTGGTGGACACCGCGGAGGGCGTGCTGCCCGTGGCCCGCGGCCGGATTCGGGAGGGCCTGCGGATGGCGCAGATGATGGGTGCGCTGCCGAAGGACGTCACCACCGGCGAGCTGACCGAGGTCACCGCCCCGGCCGAGGTGGACTGGGCGGCCGGCCCGGCCGCGGTGATCGAGGCCATCACCGAGGACGCCGAGCTGAAGGCCAAGGCGCTGGCCGAGGTGGCCCCGGCGGTCACGCCCGGCACCCCACTGATCTCCAACACCTCCTCGATCCCGATCGACGAACTGGCGGGCGCGATCGGCCGGCCCGAGGACCTACTCGGCACCCACTTCATGAACCCGTCGTACCTGATCCCGACCGTCGAGCTGATCCGCGGGCCGCGCACCGGCGAAGCCGCGCTGCGTGCCACCCGGGAGCTGCTGGACCGGCTGCGGCGCAAGGTCATCGTGGTGAACGACGCCCCCGGGTTCGTCACCAGCCGGGTGCTGCACCCGATGATCAACGACGCGGCGCGGGTGGTGGAGGAGGGCACGGCCTCCGTCGAGGACGTCGACGCCCTGATGCGGGGCTGCCTGGGGCACCCCACCGGACCACTGCGCACGGCCGATCTGATCGGCATCGACAACCTCGTCGACTCGCTGTGGGTGCTGTACCGGCGCACCGGTGACGAGGGCTGCCGACCGTGCGAACTGCTGCTGTCCAAGGTCCGCGACGGACACCACGGCCGTAAGAGCGGCCGCGGCTTCTACACCTACGAAAGGGCGATGTGA
- a CDS encoding acyl carrier protein gives MGTSTENASVEQQLLSFLEERTKTPWTPDRDLFADGGLSSLFAMELVVHLESTYDIMVAGPDLQLTNFRTVNAMVAMVDRLRQAAGE, from the coding sequence ATGGGTACCAGCACGGAGAACGCGTCCGTCGAGCAGCAGCTGCTGTCCTTCCTTGAGGAGCGGACCAAGACCCCGTGGACGCCCGACCGCGACCTGTTCGCCGACGGCGGCCTGTCCTCGCTCTTCGCCATGGAGCTGGTCGTCCATCTGGAGTCGACCTACGACATCATGGTGGCCGGCCCGGACCTCCAGCTCACGAACTTCCGCACCGTCAACGCGATGGTCGCCATGGTCGACCGGTTGCGGCAGGCCGCCGGTGAATGA
- a CDS encoding acyl-CoA dehydrogenase family protein, whose product MNDREALVSELVGDRADTWDLTGLIPAEPLRKLGEAGLLCGELPEQYGGLGLSSLDNGRFTAHVGSLCSSLRSVMTSQGMAAWTIQRLGSAQQRADHLPRLTSGTLAAVGFSEPGAGSDLSAISTEIRPDGDDVVVDGRKVWVTAAHYAHLLVIFGRYGDGAAAVLVPADAPGVTVERVADPMGCRAAGHAGIRLDSVRLPRGHVLGGAGAALTMLVTAALSYGRMSVAWGCVGILRACLAAASRHAKSREQFGRPLAQHQLIGGHLADLLVAEQTATRVCEHASHRWDEGSPDMVTAAVLAKHVGATQAAAAAATAVQVLASAGASDGHVVARAYRDAKLMEIIEGSNELCRLMLAQHALSVSG is encoded by the coding sequence GTGAATGACCGCGAGGCCCTGGTCAGCGAGCTGGTGGGAGACCGCGCCGACACCTGGGACCTGACCGGCCTGATCCCCGCCGAGCCGCTGCGGAAGCTGGGCGAGGCCGGACTGCTGTGCGGCGAGCTTCCCGAACAGTACGGCGGACTCGGGCTGAGCAGCCTGGACAACGGCCGGTTCACCGCACACGTGGGCAGCCTGTGCAGTTCGCTGCGGTCCGTCATGACCTCGCAGGGCATGGCCGCCTGGACCATCCAGCGGCTGGGCAGCGCCCAGCAGCGCGCCGACCACCTGCCGCGCCTGACCTCCGGCACGCTGGCCGCCGTCGGCTTCAGCGAGCCCGGGGCGGGCAGCGACCTGTCGGCGATCAGCACCGAGATCCGTCCGGACGGCGACGACGTGGTGGTGGACGGCCGCAAGGTCTGGGTCACCGCGGCTCACTACGCCCACCTGCTGGTCATCTTCGGCCGCTATGGCGACGGCGCCGCGGCGGTGCTGGTGCCCGCCGATGCCCCCGGTGTCACCGTCGAGCGGGTAGCCGACCCGATGGGCTGCCGGGCCGCCGGGCACGCGGGCATCCGGCTCGACTCGGTGCGGCTGCCGCGCGGTCACGTCCTGGGCGGTGCCGGCGCGGCACTGACCATGCTGGTCACCGCCGCGCTGTCGTACGGCCGGATGTCGGTGGCCTGGGGCTGCGTCGGCATCCTGCGGGCCTGTCTGGCGGCGGCCTCCCGCCACGCCAAGTCCCGCGAGCAGTTCGGCCGGCCGCTCGCGCAGCACCAGCTGATCGGAGGCCACCTGGCCGATCTGCTGGTGGCCGAGCAGACCGCCACCCGGGTGTGCGAGCACGCGAGCCACCGCTGGGACGAGGGGTCCCCGGACATGGTGACCGCCGCGGTGCTGGCCAAGCACGTCGGTGCCACCCAGGCGGCCGCCGCCGCGGCCACCGCCGTTCAGGTCCTCGCGTCGGCGGGCGCGTCGGACGGACATGTGGTGGCCCGTGCGTACCGGGACGCCAAGTTGATGGAGATCATCGAGGGCAGCAATGAGTTGTGCCGGCTGATGCTGGCCCAGCACGCGCTGTCGGTCTCGGGCTGA
- a CDS encoding HAD-IIIC family phosphatase, which translates to MDGQVTIVKCVVWDLDNTLWKGTLLEDGEVRLFDGLREVIEELDRRGVLQSIASKNDHDHAWAKLEALGVAEYFLLPRIGWGPKSDSVREIAERLNFAHPTIAFIDDQPAERAEVTYHLPEVRTYDAGQAPALPDLPEFSPPASTVDSRRRREMYRAGFERDAARTEYAGPDEDFLRSLQLVMTIGKAGEEELTRVEELTLRTSQMNATGVHYSDAALRGLLADPAHEVLVITMSDRFGTHGAVGIVLLEKLAEVWHLKLLATSCRVVSWGAGATILNWLCDQAARGGVHVVADFRRTDRNRMMEIAYRFAGFSEQDCACRSTITHAPEIEGTERLHLKPARQPASSTVTVIAEDIEAAATA; encoded by the coding sequence GTGGACGGGCAGGTCACCATCGTCAAGTGCGTGGTGTGGGACCTCGACAACACGCTGTGGAAGGGGACGCTCCTGGAGGACGGAGAGGTCAGGCTCTTCGACGGACTGCGCGAGGTCATCGAGGAACTGGACCGCAGGGGCGTCCTCCAGTCCATCGCCAGCAAGAACGACCACGACCACGCCTGGGCCAAGCTGGAGGCGCTGGGAGTGGCCGAGTACTTCCTGCTGCCCAGGATCGGCTGGGGGCCGAAGTCCGACTCCGTCCGGGAGATCGCCGAACGGCTCAACTTCGCGCACCCCACCATCGCCTTCATCGACGACCAGCCCGCCGAGCGGGCCGAGGTCACCTACCACCTCCCCGAAGTGCGGACCTACGATGCCGGGCAGGCGCCGGCCCTTCCCGACCTGCCGGAGTTCTCCCCGCCCGCCTCCACCGTGGATTCCCGCCGTCGCCGGGAGATGTACCGTGCCGGCTTCGAGCGGGATGCGGCGCGCACCGAGTACGCCGGGCCGGACGAGGACTTCCTGCGCTCCCTGCAACTCGTCATGACCATCGGCAAGGCCGGTGAGGAGGAGCTGACCCGGGTCGAGGAACTGACCCTGCGCACCAGCCAGATGAACGCCACCGGTGTGCACTACTCGGACGCCGCGCTACGCGGTCTGCTCGCCGACCCGGCCCACGAGGTGCTGGTGATCACCATGTCCGACCGGTTCGGCACGCACGGCGCGGTCGGCATCGTGTTGCTGGAGAAGCTGGCCGAGGTCTGGCACCTGAAGTTGCTGGCGACATCCTGCCGAGTGGTCAGCTGGGGCGCCGGCGCCACCATCCTGAACTGGCTGTGCGACCAGGCGGCTCGTGGCGGCGTGCACGTGGTGGCCGACTTCCGCCGCACCGACCGCAATCGGATGATGGAGATCGCTTACCGATTCGCCGGCTTCTCCGAGCAGGACTGCGCCTGCCGGTCCACCATCACCCACGCCCCGGAGATCGAGGGCACCGAACGCCTCCATCTGAAGCCGGCCCGGCAGCCTGCGTCGTCCACGGTGACGGTGATCGCCGAGGACATCGAGGCGGCGGCGACGGCCTGA
- a CDS encoding ABC transporter ATP-binding protein gives MLTVALTLHTAAIASGLVVPRLLGRLVAGLEQGNGRQPNVLLLIPVFIVVQALLTGLAMAVSARLGERVLAELREDFLAAALRLPLTTVEQADRGDLITRSTRDVDTLTQAVRQAGPDVLSAGTALLITLCAVLLLEPLLILPYLVLLPVLKVMTRWYLRRARGAYLHANAAYARLTSCVSATAEGAATVEALRIDDRRTAILEDSTEVSFRAEHDTLRLRNLFFPVSDSGYLLPLVLTIIIGGLSYVHGLMTLSTVTAATLYAAQLQTPVSRLLYWLDELQVGGASLARLAGVIQAGGRRRPTATVPDRDRPKSGDMCVRGVSFSYRPGHAVLRDVDLDIREKERLVIVGPSGAGKSTLGRLLAGVADPNLGSVTVGGVPLPSLSPRELRRQVVLVTQEHHVFHRTVRDNLTLAKPEADDVDLWGALKSAGASEWVAELGIDTPLADASSVSASRAQQLAIARMLLADPRIVILDEATSLLDATAQQEVEGVLAAALRGRTVIAIAHRLQTAHTADRIAVLEKGRISELGTHGELLARNGGYASLWRTWHGCSPPCDVPRRGNLAGPQP, from the coding sequence ATGCTGACCGTCGCGCTCACTCTGCACACCGCGGCGATCGCATCCGGCCTCGTCGTCCCCCGTCTGCTGGGTCGCCTGGTGGCAGGGCTTGAGCAGGGGAACGGTCGGCAGCCGAACGTGCTGCTGCTGATCCCGGTCTTCATCGTTGTGCAGGCCCTGTTGACCGGCCTGGCGATGGCCGTGTCGGCACGACTGGGTGAGCGCGTGCTCGCCGAGCTACGAGAGGACTTCCTCGCCGCGGCTCTCAGGCTGCCCCTGACCACCGTCGAACAGGCTGACCGCGGCGACCTGATCACCCGGAGCACCCGGGACGTCGACACGCTGACGCAGGCCGTGCGGCAAGCCGGCCCCGATGTCCTCAGCGCCGGAACCGCGCTTTTGATCACGCTGTGCGCGGTGCTCCTCCTGGAGCCCCTCCTGATCCTTCCCTACCTGGTCCTGCTCCCCGTCCTCAAGGTGATGACGCGGTGGTACCTCAGGCGGGCACGGGGAGCGTACCTGCATGCCAACGCGGCGTATGCGCGCCTCACCTCTTGCGTCAGCGCCACCGCGGAGGGCGCGGCCACGGTCGAGGCCCTCCGGATCGACGACCGCCGAACGGCGATCCTCGAGGACAGCACGGAGGTGTCCTTCCGGGCCGAGCACGACACGCTACGGCTACGCAACCTGTTCTTCCCGGTTTCCGACTCCGGGTATCTTCTCCCCCTTGTCCTGACGATCATCATCGGTGGCTTGAGTTACGTGCACGGGCTGATGACGCTGTCGACCGTCACCGCCGCGACGCTGTACGCCGCGCAACTCCAGACCCCGGTGAGCCGCTTGCTGTACTGGCTCGACGAACTGCAGGTGGGCGGCGCGTCACTGGCCCGCCTGGCAGGCGTCATCCAAGCCGGTGGACGGCGACGTCCCACCGCCACCGTGCCCGATCGCGATCGGCCGAAGAGCGGTGACATGTGCGTCCGTGGTGTGTCGTTCTCCTATCGCCCCGGCCATGCTGTGCTGCGCGATGTCGACCTGGACATCAGGGAGAAGGAGCGGCTGGTCATCGTCGGTCCCTCCGGCGCTGGAAAGTCAACACTGGGTCGACTGCTCGCCGGCGTCGCCGATCCGAACCTCGGCTCGGTGACCGTCGGCGGGGTGCCCCTGCCCTCCCTCTCACCCCGCGAGCTGCGGAGACAGGTCGTCCTGGTCACCCAGGAACACCACGTCTTCCACCGCACGGTCCGGGACAACCTCACGCTGGCCAAGCCCGAGGCCGACGACGTCGACCTGTGGGGCGCCTTGAAGAGCGCCGGAGCCTCGGAGTGGGTAGCGGAGCTCGGCATCGACACCCCCCTGGCCGACGCCAGTTCCGTCTCCGCCAGCAGAGCTCAGCAGCTCGCGATCGCAAGGATGCTGCTGGCCGATCCGCGCATCGTCATCCTGGATGAGGCCACGTCGCTCCTGGATGCGACCGCGCAGCAGGAGGTGGAGGGGGTGCTGGCCGCCGCCCTGCGCGGGCGGACCGTGATCGCGATCGCCCACCGATTGCAGACCGCTCACACCGCTGACCGGATCGCGGTCCTGGAGAAGGGGCGCATCAGCGAACTGGGCACTCATGGTGAGCTCTTGGCCCGCAACGGTGGGTATGCCTCACTGTGGCGTACCTGGCACGGTTGCTCGCCACCGTGCGACGTCCCACGCCGCGGAAACCTGGCAGGTCCCCAGCCGTAG
- a CDS encoding ABC transporter transmembrane domain-containing protein, with protein sequence MRPARGPIGVSAALGRLPDRPTPTRLLLALARLDGRAVLLGTLTAVLALSAQALLPLTIGWTLDSVLARDTVALHLHVSMVLGCGLVQAVANVLSDRCAVAASLAAVYGTIGLLNRQTCRLGRQLAHRTSISGVVNLAVGDVPHLGAAMSVIGRGTAGVVASATAAAVLWSLSSSIGFVVLIGTATAASLLVTLIRPLHRRQQSLRAYQGELTAHAVDTLAGLRILRGIGGEEGFARRYRASSQRVRRAGVHVSRVEAWFAAFEVLLPGLLLVGAGWLGAHQVATGWMSVGDLVAAFGYIAFLAIPLRAVVDAVDKVTKGHVAARRLGAFLSLNTATRPGLPLPGASGRGEVLEEPASGLCIRPGRWTAVVCADAGDATTLAEQLGGFVLSEVRYGGVPLRESPPREIRHLILVVDDDSYLFAGPLRRELDPADRAEHDERLLLDAIATADARDIVAGLPRGLDTEIVTPAYEFSGGQLQRLRLARALMADPAVLVLREPTSAVDAHTEARIADRLRTSRPQRSTVVFCTSPLMLDRADHVAFVVDGHVVAEGTHDQLLTDRRYRHLVARGGGSP encoded by the coding sequence ATGAGACCGGCTCGAGGACCGATCGGCGTTTCGGCTGCCCTTGGCCGTCTTCCGGACCGTCCGACGCCGACACGCCTGCTGCTCGCACTCGCACGCCTCGACGGTCGCGCGGTCCTGCTGGGCACGCTGACCGCCGTCCTGGCCCTGTCCGCGCAAGCCCTTCTGCCCTTGACCATCGGATGGACCCTGGACAGCGTCCTGGCCAGGGACACGGTCGCCCTCCACCTGCATGTCAGCATGGTTCTCGGCTGCGGTCTCGTACAAGCGGTCGCAAACGTGCTGAGCGATCGCTGCGCGGTCGCCGCCTCGCTCGCGGCGGTGTACGGGACCATCGGTCTCCTGAACCGCCAGACGTGCCGACTCGGTCGCCAGTTGGCCCATCGGACCTCCATCAGTGGAGTGGTCAACCTGGCGGTGGGCGACGTTCCCCACCTCGGGGCAGCCATGTCGGTCATCGGCCGCGGTACGGCAGGTGTCGTGGCCTCCGCGACAGCCGCGGCGGTCCTGTGGTCCCTCTCCTCCTCCATCGGGTTCGTCGTCCTGATCGGGACCGCCACGGCCGCCTCCCTCCTCGTCACCCTGATCCGCCCCCTGCACCGCAGGCAGCAAAGCCTCCGCGCGTACCAGGGCGAACTCACCGCACACGCCGTCGACACGCTGGCGGGTCTGCGCATTCTGCGAGGCATCGGGGGTGAGGAGGGCTTCGCCCGGCGATACCGCGCCTCCTCCCAGCGCGTACGGCGTGCCGGCGTCCACGTCAGCCGTGTGGAGGCGTGGTTCGCGGCCTTCGAGGTGCTGCTTCCCGGCCTGCTGCTGGTGGGAGCAGGATGGCTGGGAGCCCACCAGGTCGCCACCGGGTGGATGAGCGTCGGCGATCTCGTCGCCGCGTTCGGCTACATAGCGTTCCTGGCCATCCCCCTGCGCGCGGTAGTCGATGCCGTGGACAAGGTGACCAAGGGGCATGTGGCGGCCCGCCGCCTGGGCGCGTTCCTGTCGCTGAACACGGCCACCCGGCCAGGGCTGCCGTTGCCCGGAGCTTCGGGGCGCGGCGAAGTCCTGGAGGAACCGGCCAGCGGGCTGTGCATCAGGCCGGGGCGGTGGACCGCGGTGGTGTGTGCCGATGCCGGGGACGCCACCACCCTCGCCGAACAGCTGGGCGGCTTCGTCCTCTCCGAAGTGCGCTACGGCGGTGTGCCCCTTCGGGAGTCGCCGCCACGGGAGATACGTCACCTGATCCTGGTCGTTGACGACGACTCGTACTTGTTCGCGGGGCCGCTCCGGAGAGAACTCGATCCGGCGGACCGTGCCGAGCACGATGAGCGACTTCTGCTCGACGCCATCGCGACAGCCGACGCCCGTGACATCGTGGCCGGGCTCCCGCGGGGACTGGACACCGAGATCGTCACCCCCGCCTACGAGTTCTCCGGCGGACAACTGCAGCGCCTGAGGCTGGCTCGGGCGCTGATGGCCGATCCCGCCGTACTGGTTCTGAGGGAGCCGACCAGCGCGGTCGACGCGCACACCGAGGCCCGGATCGCCGATCGGCTCAGGACCTCCCGTCCCCAGCGGTCGACCGTGGTGTTCTGCACGAGTCCGCTGATGCTGGACCGAGCCGATCACGTCGCCTTCGTGGTCGACGGACACGTCGTGGCCGAGGGAACCCACGATCAACTGCTGACTGACCGGCGTTATCGGCACCTCGTGGCGCGGGGTGGGGGCAGTCCGTGA